A genomic segment from Malus domestica chromosome 05, GDT2T_hap1 encodes:
- the LOC103420084 gene encoding protein DWD HYPERSENSITIVE TO UV-B 1-like: protein MAIDVQVLKERYINSCRRHCVLPNPAILSILFKAKVKKYCQEVCSLEISLDHLKDTDFPPLLDLCMELDDSEVEAVDICNKSLYVLDGKYALLLMRAINQKLRVVDLYDLSFGKNFSRDLSQRGLTCQVLNLRSSHFRKLNMMGEFMRIHTLNLDFSTKLTSFQEDCFTCMPNLKCLSLCETRISNLWTTIAVLSKLPSLVELRFQNWLGCNNVGPFSASSSGKPDDKTDSNLPNSVHYGGRPSMCVGEPTDYNSSIEEVLRNLFVVGNMGVNDDEQNMVEDSSDDSELDSPNPLQEHGSAGLLSNVFSGWNRQADPQNENQNEEESLQGTFTRHIGDIELKYISYHASPICFEKHYREYIIASLPHLRSLDNLPIGKIDQERARIKFSECFENLPYQRKHKENIVHMLQKREIRASQTHVQSPGQKSSNLYGKSQHFYTRSLCAAKMGSSAWPFLHPLSVSGSNLGGESRSFRPRQFEYHPSDSSLMVFGTLDGEVVVVNHENEKIVSYIPSSGAMNSVLGLCWLKKYPSKLIAGSDNGSLKLYDIHHTRSMVRGVYHSAGSVTFDEFDQLTSVHVNSTDELFLASGYSRDVSLYDISSGRRLQVFTDMHREHINVLKFANHSPSLFATSSFDKDVKMWDLRQKPIHPCYTSSSPRGNVMVCFSPDDHYLLVSAVDNKVRQLLAVDGRLHLNFEIASTGSSQNYTRSYYMNGRDYIISGSCDEHVVRICCAQTGRRLRDISLEGRGGSGSSMFVQSLRGDPFREFNMSILGTYMRPSSRSEIVKVNMLASSDYAKEHLDGQQPCPTNNMGG, encoded by the exons ATGGCAATCGACGTCCAAGTTTTGAAAGAAAG GTATATTAATTCTTGCAGGAGGCACTGTGTCCTACCAAATCCTGCAATTCTGTCCATTCTCTTCAAG GCTAAGGTTAAAAAATATTGCCAGGAAGTATGTAGCTTGGAGATTTCATTAGACCACCTTAAGGATACTGATTTCCCGCCACTTCTTGATTTATGCATGGAGCTTGATGATTCAGAGGTTGAAGCAGTTGACATATGCAATAAATCATTGTATGTTCTGGATGGAAAATATGCTCTGTTGTTGATGCGCGCTATTAATCAAAAGCTTCGAGTTGTGGATCTCTATGATTTGTCATTTGGAAAGAATTTCTCGAG GGATCTTTCTCAGAGAGGTCTAACATGCCAAGTTTTAAACTTGAGGTCGTCGCATTTTCGGAAGCTCAACATGATGGGGGAGTTCATGCGGATACACACCCTTAACCTTGATTTTAGTACTAAGCTCACTAGTTTTCAGGAGGATTGTTTTACTTGCATGCCCAACCTAAAGTGTCTTTCTCTGTGTGAGACAAGAATTTCAAATCTCTGGACAACCATCGCCGTACTTTCTAAACTCCCTTCTTTGGTTGAACTTCGATTTCAGAATTGGTTGGGCTGCAATAATGTTGGCCCTTTTTCTGCATCATCTAGTGGGAAGCCTGATGACAAAACTGATTCCAATCTGCCAAATAGTGTTCATTATGGTGGGCGACCGTCCATGTGTGTTGGGGAACCAACCGATTACAATTCAAGCATTGAAGAGGTGCTACGGAATTTGTTTGTAGTGGGTAATATGGGTGTAAATGATGATGAACAAAACATGGTTGAAGATTCATCAGATGATAGTGAACTGGACTCACCGAATCCCCTGCAAGAACATGGTTCTGCAGGGCTATTATCAAATGTTTTCTCAGGGTGGAATAGACAGGCCGATCCGCAAAATGAG AACCAAAATGAAGAGGAGTCCTTGCAAGGTACCTTCACAAGGCATATTGGAGAcattgaattgaaatatattTCTTATCATGCTTCACCAATATGTTTTGAGAAACATTATAGAGAGTACATAATAGCCTCATTACCTCATTTGAGAAGTTTGGATAACTTGCCTATTGGAAAGATTGATCAGGAAAGGGCGAGGATTAAATTTTCAGAGTGTTTTGAGAATCTACCTTATCAGAGGAAGCATAAAGAGAATATTGTCCACATGTTACAGAAGCGTGAAATAAGAGCAAGCCAAACTCATGTGCAAAGTCCTGGTCAGAAATCATCAAATCTCTATGGAAAATCTCAACACTTCTATACAAGGTCTCTTTGTGCCGCTAAAATGGGATCTTCTGCCTGGCCTTTCTTGCACCCGCTATCGGTTTCAGGCAGTAACTTGGGAGGTGAAAGTAGGAGCTTTCGCCCTAGGCAGTTTGAGTATCATCCATCTGACTCTAGTCTAATGGTCTTTGGAACATTAGATGGTGAAGTAGTTGTAGTCAACCATGAGAATGAAAAAATTGTCAGTTATATCCCATCATCAGGAGCAATGAATAGTGTCCTGGGACTCTGTTGGCTCAAGAAGTATCCCTCTAAG CTAATAGCTGGGTCAGATAACGGTTCATTGAAATTATATGATATCCATCATACACGATCAATGGTAAGGGGCGTCTACCATAGTGCTGGTTCTGTGACTTTTGACGAGTTTGACCAGTTGACTTCTGTTCATGTTAACTCCACGGACGAACTATTTCTTGCTAGTGGATACTCAAGAGATGTTTCTTTGTATGACATAAGTAGTGGAAGACGCTTACAGGTGTTTACTGATATGCATCGGGAGCATATTAATGTACTGAAGTTTGCAAACCATTCCCCATCTCTTTTTGCGACTTCTTCATTTGATAAGGATGTCAAGATGTGGGATCTAAGACAGAAGCCAATACATCCTTGCTATACTTCTTCAAGCCCTAGGGGTAATGTGATGGTTTGCTTTTCTCCAGATGATCATTATCTTCTAGTGTCAGCTGTTGACAATAAG GTTCGACAACTTCTGGCAGTTGATGGGAGACTTCACTTGAATTTTGAGATAGCCTCTACAGGAAGCTCTCAGAATTACACCCGATCCTATTACATGAATGGAAGGGATTATATCATCAGCGGGAGTTGTGATGAGCATGTAGTCCGCATATGTTGTGCTCAAACTGGGAGGCGGCTGAGGGATATATCTTTGGAG GGACGAGGAGGATCTGGAAGTTCTATGTTTGTGCAATCGTTAAGGGGAGATCCTTTCAGA GAATTCAACATGAGCATCTTGGGAACATATATGCGTCCAAGCTCGAGGTCCGAAATTGTCAAG GTCAACATGCTAGCATCCAGTGACTATGCCAAGGAACACCTTGATGGTCAGCAGCCTTGCCCAACCAATAATATGGGAGGTTGA